ACATCGTCCGGCAATACGGCGCGGGCCGCTACCAGGTCAGTGACGTGCAGGCCCTGCCCCTGGACAGGATCAGCGCCGAGTACGTCTTCGACGCCTGGTGGATGGCGGTCTTCTACGAGGTGCCGGGCTCGACCAAGCGGCACTTGAAGCTCTTCGACAGCATGCGCGTCGTGGCGAGCACCTCGGGCACGTCCTTCACCCTCTCGGGCTTCCACGTGCCGAGCTACGCCGCGGACGCCAAGCTGGGCGTTGTCGCCTTCGAGGGTGACGATCCCCTGCCCGACCACGGCGACACCTTCTCGTTCAACGGCAAGGTCCTCGGCAACGATCTCAACCCGGCGGACAACTTCTTCAACAGCACGCGCTCGTGGACCACGAAGCGCGGCAACATCTCCACCGACACACCGCTGTCGCTCTCGAACCCGGGCGCGGACGGGGTCTTCGACGCCTACCCCATCAGCAGCCGCAACGACCGGCCCCAGCTCACCGGCACCCCGGGCAGCATGTCGGGCATGGACCTGGACGTGGTGGATGTCACCGTGGCCGCGGGTGACAGGAACGCCACGGCCAGCGCCAACACCTCCGGCGATCGCTATTGGCTGGCGGGCTTCATCACCTCCATCACCACCCAGGCCCCGGACTTCGTCAACACCATCAAGTCCGTCAAGAACCTCTCCCGCACGGACGGCACCACGCGCCCCGGCGACATCCTCGAGTACACCATCTCCACCAGCAACATCGGGGATGACACCTCACGCGACACGGTCGTCAACGACAAGCTGCCCATCCAGCTCGATTACGTGCCGGGCTCGCTCAAGCTGTTGAGCGTGGCGACGAGCGACACCCGGGTCCCGGGTCCCCTGACGGACGCCAAGGGCGACGACGTGGGCCACTACGACGCCGCCTCGCACACCCTCACCGTCTACCTGGGCAAGGGCGCCACCGCCACCAAGGGGGGCCAGCTCAAGGGCGTGCTCGTCCCCGGGGACGTGGCCGAGAGCACCAGCATCTCCTTCCAGACGAAGGTCAGGTCCGACGCCCCCAACGGCAAGGTGGAGAACCAGGCCATCATCACGGCCGGCGGCGTGCTGGGCATCGAGCCCGTGGACACCCCCTCGCGCAACCCGGATGGGCAGGGCCCCACGAACATCGAGATCGCCATCGTCCCCAGGCCCGTCATCCAGACGCCGGCCCAGGGCTCCACCGTGTCGACCGCGCAGCCCACGTACAGCGGCACCGCGTTGCCGGGCACCACGGTCACCGTCTACGAGAACAACACCGCCCTCTGCACCGCCACGACCACTCCCGCGGGAACCTGGTCCTGCGTCTCGACGAGCCTGAACGATGGCGGCCACACCGTCACGGCGGTGGCCACGAACGATGAGGGAACGAGTGATCCGTCGACGCCTCGCACCTTCACGGTGGACACGCTGAAGCCGACGCCCCCCACCATCACGGCGCCCACGGCCAATGCCGTTCTCACCACGCAGCGCCCCACCTTCGAAGGCACCGCCGAGCCCAACTCCATGGTCATCGTGAGCGTCGATGGTCAGGTGATTGGCCGCACCACCGCCGACAGCGCGGGCAAGTGGTGGATCATCTCGACCCTGCTCGCGGATGGCCCCCACACCGTCAGCGCCACGTCGCAGGACGCGGCGGGCAACCGCAGCGACGCCACGAGCGTCCCCTTCTCCATCGACGCCAAACCGCCCGACACGGTGATCGTCACGTCACCGCCAGCCAATGGCACGAGCCGTATCGCCAACTTCACGTTCACCGGGGCCGCACCGGCCAGCGCCATCCAAAGCTTCGACTGCAGCCTCAACGGCGCCACGTTCGTCAAGTGCTCGGACGCGAGCTTCAGCAATGGCGCCTATCGGGGCTCCTATGAGTACAAGGATCTGCCCGATGGCCGGTACACCTTCCGCGTCCGCGCCCGCACCTTCACTGGCGCCGTGGACGTGACCCCGGCCCAGTGGACCTGGGTGGTTGGTCTCGACAGCGACGGCGATGGCCTCCCCAACACCATCGAGGACAAGAACAACAACGGCACCGTCGACCCGGGCGAGACCGACCCGAACAACCCCGACTCCGACGGGGACGGCATCAAGGATGGCGTCGAGGACGCCAACGGCAATGGCATCTTGGATCCGGACGAGACCGACCCGCTCAACCCCGACTCCGATGGCGACGGCATCAAGGATGGCGTCGAGGACACGAACCACAACGGCACCCGCGACCCGGGCGAGACCGACCCGCGCAACCCCGACTCCGATAGCGGTGGCGTGCCGGATGGCATCGAGGACGCGAACCACAACGGCACCGTCGACCCGGGCGAGACCAACCCGCGCGACGCCTCGGATGACGTCACGCGCGACTCCGACGGGGACGGCATCATCGACGTCATCGAGAAGGCGACGAACACCGACCCCAACAATCCCGACACCGATGGGGACGGCATCCTCGATGGCATCGAGGACAGGAACCACAACGGCTCCGTGGACCCGGGCGAGACCGACCCGCGCAAGACCGACTCCGATGGGGACGGCATCTCCGATGGCCTCGAGGACAAGAACCACGACGGCTCCGTGAACCCGGGCGAGACCGATCCGCGCAAGACCGACTCCGATGCGGATGGCCTGCCCGATGGCCTCGAGGACAAGAACCACGACGGCACCGTCGACCCGGGCGAGACCGACCCGCGCAACCCCGACACCGACGGTGGCGGAGTGATCGACGGCGCCGAGGACAAGAACCACAACGGCCAGGTGGACGAGGGCGAGACCGACCCGCTCAACCCCGCGGATGACGACCCCACGCGCGACTCCGACGAGGACGGCATCACCGACAACATCGAGGTCGCCACGGGCACGGATCCGAACAACCCGGACACCGACGGGGACGGCATCCTCGATGGCGTCGAGGACAAGAACCACAACGGCACCCGCGACCCCGGCGAGACCGATCCGCTCGATCCCGCGGATGACAAATTCGCGACGGACTCGGACGGGGACGGCCTCTCCGACGGGGTCGAGATCGACAACGGCACGGATCCGAACAACCCGGACACCGACGGCGATGGTCTCTCCGACGGCGAGGAGGACGCGAACCACAACGGCACCGTGGATGACGGCGAGACCGACCCGCGCAACCCCGACACCGATGGGGGTGGCACGTCCGACGGCGATGAGAAGAAGGCCCACACCAACCCGCTGGATGGCAACGATGACCTGCTGATCGGCGGCCGGGGTTGCAGCACCTCGGGCGGCAGTCCGCTCGCGTGGCTGACCATGGCCCTGCTCGGCCTGCCGTGGCTGCGCTCGCGGCGCACGGCCCGTCCGGGCGTGCTCGGGGGACTGCTGGGGCTCGCCGGCGTGCTGTCCGCTCCGGCGGCGGACGCCCAGGTCGTCTCCCCCTCCCCGCTGTCGCGGTCCATCGACGTGCAGCGCTACAAGCCCGGTCCCGGCGCCACGGACATCCTCGGCGTGCACGGCTCGCGGGTGGACAACCACCTGGGCTGGCACCTCGGCGCCTCGGTCAACTACGCGAGCAATCCACTGGGCTTCTACAACCCGGCCACGGACCGCTACGTCTACGAGCTCGTCGCGCACCAGGCGACGCTGGATGTGATGGGCTCGCTGTCCCTGTGGAACCGCTTCGAGCTGGGCGTGGTGCTGCCCATCACCTACCAGGCCTCGGAATCGGAGGCCGGCTTCACGCCCGCCTTCGCGCAAGGGCTGTCGGGCGCGGGCCTCGGCGACGTGCGGCTGGTGCCCAAGCTGAACCTGGTGTCGTCGGAGAACTTCGGCCTGGGCCTCGTCGTCCCCGTGCTGCTGCCCAGCGCGGGAGGCGAGGCGTTCCGCGGCGGCGCGGGCGTGAGCGCCCGGCCCCAGCTCGTCGTGGAGTGGGGCCGTGACAAGGGCGCGCGGCTGGTGGCCAACCTGGGCGCCAACATCCAGCGCCAGGAGCAGCTGCGCAACCTGCGCACCGGCACCGAGCTGATGTACGCCCTGGGCGCGCAGCTCCCCTTCACCGAGAAGCTCGCGCTGCGGGCCAACCTCGCGGGCTCGTACGGGTTGAACTACACGGGCTTCGGGGCGCTGCCGCTGGAGGTGCTCGCGGCGTTGCAGTACCGCTTCTCGCCCGGAGTGTCGGCCCACGTGGGCGGTGGCCCGGGCCTCACCCGGGGCTACGGCACGCCGGCCTTCCGCGTCTTCGCGGGCATCGACTGGCACCAGCCCGGCGAGCGCGCCTCGGCCGCTCCCAAGGCCACACCCGTTGAAGAGACCGCTCCCGAGGCCGCTCCCACGGACGAGACCGCTCCCGCCACCGCTCCCGTCGACACGGACGGCGATGGCATCCCGGACACGGCCGACAAGTGCCCCACGAAGGCCGAGGACAAGGACGGCTTCGAGGACCAGGATGGCTGCCCGGATCGGGACAACGACAAGGATGGGCGTCCGGACGTGACCGACCGGTGCCCGAACGAGCCCGAGACGGTCAATGGCTTCCAGGACGAGGACGGGTGCCCGGATGCCTCGACCAGGGACTCGGATGGGGATGGGCTGCTGGACTCGAAGGACAAGTGCCCCCTGCAGGCCGAGGACAAGGACGGCTTCCAGGACGAGGATGGCTGCCCGGATCCGGACAATGATCAGGACGGCGTGCCGGACGCGAAGGACCAGTGCCCGAACGAGCCCGAGGTCATCAACGGCGTGAAGGACGAGGACGGCTGCCCGGACCAGGGCAAGTCCAAGGTGCGCCTGGAGTCCAACCGCATCGTCATCCTGGACAAGGTGTATTTCGCCACGGCCAGGGACGTCATCCTGCCCAAGTCGTTCAGCCTGCTGAAGCAGGTGGCCTCGGTGCTCAAGGCCAACCCGCGGATCGAGCTGCTGCGCGTGGAGGGCCACACGGACAACCAGGGCAATGACGCGAGCAACCTGCGGCTGTCCCAGCGCCGCGCGGACAAGGTGCGTGCCTTCCTCGTTCGCGAGGGCATCGCCGGGGAGCGGCTGGATGCCGTGGGGTTTGGCGAGACGCGGCCGGTGGACGACAACAAGAAGGCGGCGGGCCGGGAGAACAACCGCCGCGTCGAGTTCAACATCCTGAAGATGAACGGGCAGGACGTGCGGAACAACCCGTAATCCCCCTTCGGACCCGCTGGACAGGGACGGCGCGGACAGGCGAGATGGCCTGCCCGCGCCGTTCGCTTTCGTTATGGACCCCCTCGTGAGGAAGAAGCCATGCCGTCCCCCGCCCCCCGCCCAGGCCTCCTGGTGTTGATGGTTCCCTTGATGCTCGCGGCGACCCCCCCGTCGCTCCCCTCGCGCGCGAAACAAGACGCCCCGGATACCTTCTCCGGCGTGGAGCGCGTGGTGGCGGTGGGTGACGTGCATGGAGACGTGGACGCGCTGAAGGCCGTGCTGAAGCTGGCCGGGCTCATCGACGCGCGAGGGCGCTGGAGCGGGGGCAAGACGCACCTGGTGCAGACGGGAGACATTCCGGACCGGGGAGACCAGACGCGCGAGGCCTACGAGTTGCTGATGCGGCTGGAGAAGGAGGCGCTCGCCGCGGGCGGACGGGTGCATGCGCTGCTGGGCAACCACGAGGTGATGAACATGCTCGGGGACCTGCGCTACGCCACGCCGGGCGAGCTGGCCTCGTTCGCGGACCTCGCGAGCGGACCCACCGAGGGGGGACTCGCCGGGCACCGGACCGCCTACGGGCCCCAGGGACGCTATGGGCGCTGGCTGCGCACCCATGCCGCGGCGGTGCGCATCAACGACACCCTCTTCGTGCACGGTGGCATCGCCCCCGAGGTGCCCGCCAAGACGCTGGCCGAGCTCAACCAGTGGGTGCGCCAGGACCTGACCGAGGGCCAGCCCCCGGGAGGCGCGAAGTCCGCGGAGGGGCCGCTGTGGTTTCGGGGCTACGCGCTCGGGGACGAGGGCACGCAGGCGGCGCTCGACACGGTGCTCGCCCGCTTCGGCGCCCGGCGCATGGTGATGGGCCACACCACCGAGCGCGAGGGGAAGATCCGCACGCGCTGGGGTGGCAAGGCGGTGTTCATCGACACCGGCCTGAGCACCGGCTACGGCCACCACCTCGCGGCGCTGGAGCTGCGCTCAGGCAGGCTCACCGCCCTCTACCCCGAGGGCCGCGTGGAGCTGCCG
The Cystobacter fuscus DSM 2262 DNA segment above includes these coding regions:
- a CDS encoding Ig-like domain-containing protein, which gives rise to MRTPSLPSPTPRALAWGERAAALLLAMALSLVAGSAQAAPANNDPPKLRFAQDLRGDFALIGNTLAQDCRHETTPRPIIGRMPPMGSGLPGEPACSRRDTSPDFFWTLNDWTVESTGATTQPTLPASTTAINPLIARSQAALALPAGATVVYARLYWAATRSTKDAGDKLLQPDLTARLSRPGVAGFDKAIVADDHAFQHTAGGNEEYQYQSTADITDIVRQYGAGRYQVSDVQALPLDRISAEYVFDAWWMAVFYEVPGSTKRHLKLFDSMRVVASTSGTSFTLSGFHVPSYAADAKLGVVAFEGDDPLPDHGDTFSFNGKVLGNDLNPADNFFNSTRSWTTKRGNISTDTPLSLSNPGADGVFDAYPISSRNDRPQLTGTPGSMSGMDLDVVDVTVAAGDRNATASANTSGDRYWLAGFITSITTQAPDFVNTIKSVKNLSRTDGTTRPGDILEYTISTSNIGDDTSRDTVVNDKLPIQLDYVPGSLKLLSVATSDTRVPGPLTDAKGDDVGHYDAASHTLTVYLGKGATATKGGQLKGVLVPGDVAESTSISFQTKVRSDAPNGKVENQAIITAGGVLGIEPVDTPSRNPDGQGPTNIEIAIVPRPVIQTPAQGSTVSTAQPTYSGTALPGTTVTVYENNTALCTATTTPAGTWSCVSTSLNDGGHTVTAVATNDEGTSDPSTPRTFTVDTLKPTPPTITAPTANAVLTTQRPTFEGTAEPNSMVIVSVDGQVIGRTTADSAGKWWIISTLLADGPHTVSATSQDAAGNRSDATSVPFSIDAKPPDTVIVTSPPANGTSRIANFTFTGAAPASAIQSFDCSLNGATFVKCSDASFSNGAYRGSYEYKDLPDGRYTFRVRARTFTGAVDVTPAQWTWVVGLDSDGDGLPNTIEDKNNNGTVDPGETDPNNPDSDGDGIKDGVEDANGNGILDPDETDPLNPDSDGDGIKDGVEDTNHNGTRDPGETDPRNPDSDSGGVPDGIEDANHNGTVDPGETNPRDASDDVTRDSDGDGIIDVIEKATNTDPNNPDTDGDGILDGIEDRNHNGSVDPGETDPRKTDSDGDGISDGLEDKNHDGSVNPGETDPRKTDSDADGLPDGLEDKNHDGTVDPGETDPRNPDTDGGGVIDGAEDKNHNGQVDEGETDPLNPADDDPTRDSDEDGITDNIEVATGTDPNNPDTDGDGILDGVEDKNHNGTRDPGETDPLDPADDKFATDSDGDGLSDGVEIDNGTDPNNPDTDGDGLSDGEEDANHNGTVDDGETDPRNPDTDGGGTSDGDEKKAHTNPLDGNDDLLIGGRGCSTSGGSPLAWLTMALLGLPWLRSRRTARPGVLGGLLGLAGVLSAPAADAQVVSPSPLSRSIDVQRYKPGPGATDILGVHGSRVDNHLGWHLGASVNYASNPLGFYNPATDRYVYELVAHQATLDVMGSLSLWNRFELGVVLPITYQASESEAGFTPAFAQGLSGAGLGDVRLVPKLNLVSSENFGLGLVVPVLLPSAGGEAFRGGAGVSARPQLVVEWGRDKGARLVANLGANIQRQEQLRNLRTGTELMYALGAQLPFTEKLALRANLAGSYGLNYTGFGALPLEVLAALQYRFSPGVSAHVGGGPGLTRGYGTPAFRVFAGIDWHQPGERASAAPKATPVEETAPEAAPTDETAPATAPVDTDGDGIPDTADKCPTKAEDKDGFEDQDGCPDRDNDKDGRPDVTDRCPNEPETVNGFQDEDGCPDASTRDSDGDGLLDSKDKCPLQAEDKDGFQDEDGCPDPDNDQDGVPDAKDQCPNEPEVINGVKDEDGCPDQGKSKVRLESNRIVILDKVYFATARDVILPKSFSLLKQVASVLKANPRIELLRVEGHTDNQGNDASNLRLSQRRADKVRAFLVREGIAGERLDAVGFGETRPVDDNKKAAGRENNRRVEFNILKMNGQDVRNNP
- a CDS encoding metallophosphoesterase yields the protein MPSPAPRPGLLVLMVPLMLAATPPSLPSRAKQDAPDTFSGVERVVAVGDVHGDVDALKAVLKLAGLIDARGRWSGGKTHLVQTGDIPDRGDQTREAYELLMRLEKEALAAGGRVHALLGNHEVMNMLGDLRYATPGELASFADLASGPTEGGLAGHRTAYGPQGRYGRWLRTHAAAVRINDTLFVHGGIAPEVPAKTLAELNQWVRQDLTEGQPPGGAKSAEGPLWFRGYALGDEGTQAALDTVLARFGARRMVMGHTTEREGKIRTRWGGKAVFIDTGLSTGYGHHLAALELRSGRLTALYPEGRVELPVSPP